The Sphaerochaeta globosa str. Buddy region CGAGGAATATGCCATGCAATTGCGTGCTCTTTCTGGTCATCAACAAGTATGATGCCCTCATCCTTTTGCTGCACTCCATCTACCAGTACTTCTTTGTTTGCCCCTGCTGCTGCCTGCACAACCTTGATATGATACATTGTCTTTCCGAATCGATAATGCAGCTTGAAAGCCTTCCATTCTGGTGGGAGTAGAGGTTTTATCTGTAATGTATTACCGGTGAGGGTGAAACCTAGAAGAGATTCCACTATGAGACGGTACATCCAACTTGCAGAACCGGTATACCATGACCACCCGCCGCGCCCGGCATGCGGTGCACAAGAATACACATCAGCCGCTATAACATAGGGATCCGCTTTGTATACATCCATCAAAGCAGCAGTTTTGGAATGTTCTATCGGGTTGATCATCGAGCAGAGTTCCCATGCTCTCTTTGTATCACGCAATTGAGCGAAGGCCATAGCGACCCAAATTGCTCCATGGGTGTACTGTCCGCCATTTTCCCGAACACCAGGGACATACCCTTTGATATAACCGGGTTCCAGGTTGGAAGTATCGAACGGAGGGTCAAGTAACTGTATTACACCATGTTCCTGTTTTACCAAGAATTCATACACTGAATCCATAGCCTTTCGAACACGAATTGTATCTCCTGCTTCCGAAAGAACAGCCCAGCTCTGAGAAAGTGAATCGATTTTACATTCAGTATTATTTGAAGAGCCCAGCAGCTTGCCGTCATCGAACCAGGCACGATAGTACCAGGCGCCATCCCATGCGTTATCATGCAAATGTATCTGCAGTTCATACGCTTTCTTCCGACAGAGAGCGGCAAACTTGTCGTGCTTTCGTTGTGTTGCTATGTCACTGAATTGGAGTAATAAGGAATATTGGAAAAATCCCAGCCATACACTCTCTCCCTTTCCTTCTTTCCCAACCAAGTTCATTCCATCGTTCCAATCTCCAGATCCCATGAGTGGTAAACCATGCACACCTCGGTGGAAACTAAAGCTGATCGCCCTGGTGCAATGGTCGTACAGACTTGCCGTTTCCTTGCTGATTCGTGGCATGCCATAGGAGGACTCTTCGTCCATTTTTAGCTTCGGACCTTCAATGAAGGGGACTATCTCATCGAGGATGCCTGTATCGTCGGTTATCGATAGGTAACGGCAGACAGCAAGGGGGAGCCACAGGTAATCATCGGAACAATGGGTTCGCACACCTCTGCCTTGGGGCGGGTGCCACCAATGTTGTACATCGCCTTCTACGAATTGATGAGCGGCACAAAGCAATATATGGGAGCGTGCAAGGGTAGGGTCGGTATAGATGAGTGCCATAATGTCCTGTAGCTGGTCGCGGAACCCGAAAGCTCCTCCTGACTGGTAGAACCCGCTTCGACCCCACAATCTGGAGGAAATCATCTGGTACACAAGCCACCCATTTGTGAGAATATCGAGTGCACTATCCTGCGTTTCGATTTGAATAACCGATACAGTCTGTTCCCAGAACGTGCGAACCTCATCAAAAGCCAATGTTACCGAGGATATCGACGTATAACGATGTACCAGAGACTTGGCTTCCTCACTATCTTTACCTGCCCCTAACGTGAACACAACAACAATTTCCTTTCCCTTCTCAAGCACGAAAGGTACTTGGATTACAGCACAGGGGTCGTAGCCCGGCCCAAGCGAATTGGAAAGGTTTCTTTTTGTCATGGCTTCAGGATTGGCAAGCGTTCCATTTCGTCCTATGAATTCAGTGCGGTCACCAGTAACGGTATGATTACTTCCCGTGGCATTGAGAAACACCGTAGTACCGGCAAAATCTGTGTTATACCAGTTCTGCGCAAAGATAGCTCCAGTATCCTCTTGGAATTCAGTCACCACGTGCATTGCAGATTTCTCCCTCAGGTTGCCGAGTACCAATTCCACATAGTTGGTTGCTGAAAGTCTACGGGTTCGTTGAGAATCGTTGCGCAGGGTGAGCATGGCGAATTTTACGGATGCCTTTTGTGCGACGAATACAGAAAGATGCGAATGAATCCCGGATTCTGAATATTCGAAGGTGCTGTAACCGAAACCATGTCTGCATGTATAGAGACCGTTGCCTTGACGCGGAGAAGGGGTGGGTGACCAATATTCACCGCTCTCCTCATCACGGATGTAGAAAGCTTCACCGCTGGTGTCACTTACTGGATCGTTATACCAGGGCGTCAAACGAAATTCGTGAGCATTTCCCATCCATGTATATGCTGTTCCGGACTCGGTGATGACCGTACCAAAATCTGGATTTGCAATCACATTGGACCAAGGAGAGGGTGTTTTCTTCCCTTTTCCGGTAATAATGACATATTCCTTACCTGCATTGGCAAATCCCCCGATTCCGTTGGAAAATTGCAATTCCAAATCTGGGGAGGATGTAGGATTCTTGTCGGTTTTCCTTAACCCGTGTACAGGTCTCAACTTGGTAACCGACATTTTTCTCGCACCTTGTTCCATAATCTGGTTTTCCAGAGGACCGCTGCTGTCATCCAATACGATTCGCGAGACTGCTTGTACCAATTGTCGGTCTTCCACTGAAAACTGATCAGAACCCCGGATGAAAATTCCTCCGGGTCGGTCGATTATGGTTTTTCCCCCAGTGGCGGTGACCATCGCGAGAACCTGTTCTTGCAGTTCCTGTCGGTATCCTTCAGTTTCCTCATGCAGGATCATCAAATCCACTTCAAGACCTTTTTGATGCCAATAGGTGTGTGCCTGCACTATTTGCTGCACCATGCTGATATTCTCAAGATTCCTAATCGTAAATAAAACAATAGGCAAATCACCTGACAGGGAGTATCCCCATAAACCCGATTGACCCCGATGGTTTGCGATAAGGGTGGCGGCATCAGAACGAAGGCGAGCATTGCCATAGAGAATGGAACTTGCAATCTGGTCATAAAAAAGGGCTGCTTTTGAGTTGCTGTTGATTTGCTTGAGAGCTACCTGACTATGTGCTTGGGATAATTCGAATACTCGATGAGAAAACCATTTACCTTGATATTTCTCAGCTAGTTGCATGGTTGATTCTCTGGAATTACTTATTCCAGTGATAATATCAATGGTCACAGAGGTCTCTGGCTCAAGCACAATAGACTGTCGAATGGCAACAATAGGGTCCAATACCGAACCCTGTGTTCCCGATAGAGGCCCGAGGGTTTGCATTGCTAGTGGAGAGGCCACGGTATTTCCCCGTCCGATAAACCGCATTCGATCTGTTTCATACGAAGTTGCAAGTACTTTGGCATCGTGTACCTTCATCAGATGAAACAGGGAGGGAGAGCTTTCTTTCTCAGACCGGGGACGACGCGAACAAAGAATAGTCTGCAATTTTTCTACAATTTCTGTTTGAACAAATAAGTTGCTGAAACTTGGGTGTGCCGCGTCGGTTGGGGCATCGGTAAGCACGACTTCTGCATAGCTGGTCACATCGATGGTTCGTTTGGCTGAACAACGATTGGTTATGGTCAGCCTACGCAATTCAATGGGATCTTCAGGAGAAACTGCAATTTCCGTATAGGTATCGAAATCGTTGTCCCGCCGACGAAACTCCGCCCGTCCCTCAGAGAAGACCACCTCATATTTTTCAGGAACTTTCAGTGTAGGCTGAAACGTATTCGACCAATACTCTTTCGTGGCCTCGTTTCGGATATAGACAAAGGTGCCCCAATTATCCCGGGTTGTATCTTCATGCCAGCGGGTGAGTGCAAGCTTGTTCCATTTGGAATAGCTGCCTCCTGCAGTAGTTACCATCACATGATAGGTATCGCTGGAGAGCAAATGTACTTCCGGGATCCGTGTCTGATACGTATTGAATGTACGAGCAATTGCTTTTATTTCTTTATGTGGTACTCGCTTTTCAGGCAGAGTCATCTCTTGTGAATATAAAAACGTCGGTCTTGGGCTTTTTTCCTCAAGCAGCAAGGTTGTCGCTTGCATCATGGGAATCGATTCGAATCTCTTTTGCATAGGACCGTCCTGCAAGAGTGACACAAACGAGAGGAAACTCATTCCTTGGTGATGAGCCATGAACGATCGTACAATGGCGTACTTCTGACCAGATGCTACGCGGGATTTTGTGTAATCGATGGCTTCATACATTCCGTAGGCGCCTTCAAATCCGCTTTTGGAGAGCTGGATGAGATTAAGACAAGCCTTTTGGGGCGCAATCAACAGTGAGAGGGCTGTTGCATAGGGTGCTACTACCAAGTCATTCAACACTATTCGTTTCAAACCCAATCCTGGAACGCCAAAGGCCCGGTATTGGTAGTTGAGCGAGACATCGTAGGCATTGTAACCCGACTCGGAAATTCCCCAAGGAATACTTAGCAAGTGTCCATATTCTATTTGTTTACGTACTGCAGCCTCGCATGTCTGGTCAAGAATTGTTCCCTTGTAGGTAGGCATCACCAAGAGAGGCATCAGATACTCAAACATTGAGCCGCTCCATGAGTAGAGCATCGTCTCGCGACCTGATTTGGTGATCAACCGGCCAAGAGAAAACCAGTTTTCCTTCGGAACTTGCTCCTGAGCGATTGCAACAAAACTCGTGAGTCTTGCTTCCGATGCAAGGAGATCATAATGTCCTGAATCCTTCCGACGGCTATCGACTGTATATCCGATTGTGAACAAGTTTCGACGTTTATTGTAAAGAAAGGTAAAATTCATGCATGTCAAATTCTCAATCTGAAGAGCAATCGTATTGATCAATGAGAATCGCTCCTCGGCATGGGTACGGCCTTCAGAGAGCAGTTCGCCTAAGAGAGGGATTCTGATGTTAAGCGTCTCTACCATAGTGCTTTGTAGAGCATAGGATTCCCGTAGGCTCGATACCATACTCAGGTTCTGAAACTCCACTTCATGCTTGAACAGAGAGGCGTGGCTTGCCCAGGGGAACAGATATTCACATTCCCCAAGAAAGTCGTGACATTGCTTTATGAGCATATCTGCCCACCATTGCATTATGGGATCCTTTTCGTCTTCAAGTGACACACGAATCGCTAGGGCAATTGCAACGAGTTTTTCAAGCTCC contains the following coding sequences:
- a CDS encoding GH36-type glycosyl hydrolase domain-containing protein, with amino-acid sequence MKSNVTYKLLNGTLSLFKTRTLRFFRQSYETEEPLHSELFSPEQMQNYGKILAQSHILSTSTHKQNGFLKRMDINQAVLEDVRNLLTETVNANRRIVPAGEWLLDNFYLIENIILTTRRDLPLNYSRELPRLQNSTDEGTPRVYAIAIECISHGDGYVDAEALPGFINAYQTITRLTLGELWAVPIMLRLALIENLRRIAIRISRGIDAKKQATIWAERIIAQAESDPNSLFILVADMARSKPMLSSSFVAELSQKLYGKGTVFAMPLTWIEQKLSESGLTIESLVQSEIQQQTADQVNISNTIGSLRSLDANDWKNFVESTSHVEKVLHKDPSEHYAKMDFQTRDTYRHAVEKLAKQSGLDEQNIAFLAIKLAQAHKGKKENDKRLLHVGYYLLDKGLPLLKQAIHSKSKAYKFSWVLGTQGKLVLYIGSIGFISALVALFFMAIGWHAGLSGWKLIAAGFLAYIGAGGFSSKLVNWMVTMHIPSSTLPRMDYSEGIPVTSRTLVVVPSMLASTHAIESLTEALEVRFLANRDSNVLYALLTDFLDAKNETLPMDGELASYAQQKIQELNALYKTPEGEPFFLFHRGRKWNASEKMWIGYERKRGKLADLHALIRSNQKDPFDLIVGDLSQLETVKYIITLDTDTTLPRDSVKELAATMAHPLNCPQYDLEHSRIIAGHALLQPRINASLSGISQSRYSKLIGSDPGLDLYTRAVSDVYQDLFSEGSFIGKGIYDVEAFEYILKDRFPENRILSHDLLEGCYARAGLVSDIQLFEHIPTTYRADMDRRQRWIRGDWQLFSWLFPHVPTNRNIREKTSLSALSKWKILDNLRRSITSIVLTALLGIGWTTLTNPLPWTLSILSLLWVPQLIISTVSLCKKPYDMPLLAHITSTVHSFFRNLISSFFDLVCMPYDAYISFIAITKTCWRMWISHRHLLQWNPSETNTHNGYQTLGSSILTMWIAPVFSLALFSLLTMLAPATMMVAAPVLILWSFSAGIVWEFSKPIKRNKELLTENQDKFIHRLARKTWAFFETFVTLKDNWLPPDNFQEIPIAKIAHRTSPTNIGLALLANLGARDLGYITDGLLLERTSLTLQTLETLETFKKHFYNWYDTITLQPLSPRYISTVDSGNLVAHLLTLHSGLLSLADEQFSDTRIWKGLEDTALNLQAVLGDASPQGLLSFQDTLASVMRTPLKTVSGVWSELEKLVAIALAIRVSLEDEKDPIMQWWADMLIKQCHDFLGECEYLFPWASHASLFKHEVEFQNLSMVSSLRESYALQSTMVETLNIRIPLLGELLSEGRTHAEERFSLINTIALQIENLTCMNFTFLYNKRRNLFTIGYTVDSRRKDSGHYDLLASEARLTSFVAIAQEQVPKENWFSLGRLITKSGRETMLYSWSGSMFEYLMPLLVMPTYKGTILDQTCEAAVRKQIEYGHLLSIPWGISESGYNAYDVSLNYQYRAFGVPGLGLKRIVLNDLVVAPYATALSLLIAPQKACLNLIQLSKSGFEGAYGMYEAIDYTKSRVASGQKYAIVRSFMAHHQGMSFLSFVSLLQDGPMQKRFESIPMMQATTLLLEEKSPRPTFLYSQEMTLPEKRVPHKEIKAIARTFNTYQTRIPEVHLLSSDTYHVMVTTAGGSYSKWNKLALTRWHEDTTRDNWGTFVYIRNEATKEYWSNTFQPTLKVPEKYEVVFSEGRAEFRRRDNDFDTYTEIAVSPEDPIELRRLTITNRCSAKRTIDVTSYAEVVLTDAPTDAAHPSFSNLFVQTEIVEKLQTILCSRRPRSEKESSPSLFHLMKVHDAKVLATSYETDRMRFIGRGNTVASPLAMQTLGPLSGTQGSVLDPIVAIRQSIVLEPETSVTIDIITGISNSRESTMQLAEKYQGKWFSHRVFELSQAHSQVALKQINSNSKAALFYDQIASSILYGNARLRSDAATLIANHRGQSGLWGYSLSGDLPIVLFTIRNLENISMVQQIVQAHTYWHQKGLEVDLMILHEETEGYRQELQEQVLAMVTATGGKTIIDRPGGIFIRGSDQFSVEDRQLVQAVSRIVLDDSSGPLENQIMEQGARKMSVTKLRPVHGLRKTDKNPTSSPDLELQFSNGIGGFANAGKEYVIITGKGKKTPSPWSNVIANPDFGTVITESGTAYTWMGNAHEFRLTPWYNDPVSDTSGEAFYIRDEESGEYWSPTPSPRQGNGLYTCRHGFGYSTFEYSESGIHSHLSVFVAQKASVKFAMLTLRNDSQRTRRLSATNYVELVLGNLREKSAMHVVTEFQEDTGAIFAQNWYNTDFAGTTVFLNATGSNHTVTGDRTEFIGRNGTLANPEAMTKRNLSNSLGPGYDPCAVIQVPFVLEKGKEIVVVFTLGAGKDSEEAKSLVHRYTSISSVTLAFDEVRTFWEQTVSVIQIETQDSALDILTNGWLVYQMISSRLWGRSGFYQSGGAFGFRDQLQDIMALIYTDPTLARSHILLCAAHQFVEGDVQHWWHPPQGRGVRTHCSDDYLWLPLAVCRYLSITDDTGILDEIVPFIEGPKLKMDEESSYGMPRISKETASLYDHCTRAISFSFHRGVHGLPLMGSGDWNDGMNLVGKEGKGESVWLGFFQYSLLLQFSDIATQRKHDKFAALCRKKAYELQIHLHDNAWDGAWYYRAWFDDGKLLGSSNNTECKIDSLSQSWAVLSEAGDTIRVRKAMDSVYEFLVKQEHGVIQLLDPPFDTSNLEPGYIKGYVPGVRENGGQYTHGAIWVAMAFAQLRDTKRAWELCSMINPIEHSKTAALMDVYKADPYVIAADVYSCAPHAGRGGWSWYTGSASWMYRLIVESLLGFTLTGNTLQIKPLLPPEWKAFKLHYRFGKTMYHIKVVQAAAGANKEVLVDGVQQKDEGIILVDDQKEHAIAWHIPRETDTSTQ